A region of [Bacteroides] pectinophilus DNA encodes the following proteins:
- a CDS encoding ABC transporter ATP-binding protein/permease, with protein MRGPGGGGRANMRAKAERPKNMKNTILRLLGYMSETKAQLIVALIASMLSTLCNLAASYMIRPIINTYILPVDGSSGNPQGLFMAVCVMAVVYAGSFVGMYIQMRLMLSVSQSALRRMRHDLFTHMKDMPVRFFDTNSNGDLMSRYTNDIDAVGEMMNNTIVQFIAGIMTLIGTLSMMIYTNIWLALVTFVMTPVMIKAGRFLIKRSRRYYAMQQESIGRLNGYIEETITGQKVVKVFNHEEKAIEEFREYNNDLKDKQINAQFFGGIMGPVVGNLGQVNYSLTAMLGGIFCVLKGFDVGGVTIFVTYARQFSRPVNELSSQMNTIFSALAGAERVFGVMDMDTEAVSGRTGEIMPVRGDIEFRDVTFGYNPDRIILKDISLKASKGQKIAFVGSTGAGKTTITNLLTRFYEIQSGLITIDGRDIRTIDKDELRKNIALVLQDTHLFTGTVMENIRYGRPDATDDEVRQAAMTANADYFINRLENGYDTMLEKDGSNLSQGQRQLLNIARAALSKAPILILDEATSSVDTRTERQIQDAMDRLMAERTTFVIAHRLSTIRNSDSIIVLEHGSIIEKGTHEQLLANHSRYYELYTGRAVLG; from the coding sequence ATGCGCGGACCCGGAGGAGGCGGACGTGCCAATATGCGCGCCAAGGCTGAGAGACCGAAGAATATGAAGAATACTATACTCAGGCTTTTGGGATATATGTCGGAGACAAAGGCACAGCTCATTGTGGCACTTATTGCATCTATGTTGAGCACACTTTGCAATCTGGCAGCTTCTTACATGATAAGACCTATAATTAATACATACATACTTCCGGTTGATGGAAGCAGCGGTAATCCACAGGGACTTTTTATGGCGGTATGTGTTATGGCAGTTGTGTACGCAGGTTCATTCGTGGGGATGTATATACAGATGAGGCTTATGCTCAGTGTGTCACAGTCGGCATTGCGCAGGATGAGGCATGATCTTTTTACACATATGAAGGATATGCCGGTGCGTTTTTTTGATACTAACAGCAATGGTGACCTTATGAGCCGTTATACCAATGATATTGATGCTGTAGGAGAGATGATGAACAATACGATAGTCCAGTTCATTGCAGGAATTATGACACTCATAGGCACTCTTTCAATGATGATATATACGAATATATGGCTTGCACTTGTTACGTTTGTGATGACACCGGTCATGATTAAGGCAGGCAGATTCCTTATTAAGAGAAGCCGCAGATATTATGCGATGCAGCAGGAATCAATAGGACGCCTTAACGGCTATATCGAGGAGACGATAACGGGGCAGAAGGTAGTAAAAGTATTTAATCATGAGGAGAAGGCTATAGAAGAATTCAGGGAATATAATAATGACCTTAAGGATAAGCAGATAAATGCACAGTTCTTCGGCGGAATTATGGGACCGGTTGTAGGTAATCTCGGTCAGGTTAATTATTCGCTTACGGCAATGCTGGGAGGAATATTCTGTGTACTTAAGGGATTTGATGTGGGAGGTGTGACAATATTTGTCACATATGCGAGACAGTTTTCAAGACCGGTCAATGAACTGTCTTCACAGATGAATACGATATTTTCAGCACTTGCAGGTGCAGAGAGAGTCTTTGGTGTTATGGATATGGATACGGAAGCGGTATCCGGGAGAACTGGGGAGATAATGCCGGTCCGCGGTGATATTGAGTTCAGGGATGTCACATTTGGGTATAATCCCGACAGGATTATTCTTAAAGATATCTCACTTAAGGCTTCTAAAGGGCAGAAGATAGCATTTGTCGGTTCTACCGGAGCGGGTAAGACAACGATTACCAATCTGCTTACAAGATTCTATGAGATTCAGAGCGGGCTTATAACGATAGACGGACGTGATATAAGGACGATTGATAAGGATGAACTCAGGAAAAATATAGCTCTCGTACTCCAGGACACACATCTGTTCACAGGTACGGTTATGGAGAATATCAGATACGGAAGACCTGATGCCACGGATGATGAAGTAAGGCAGGCTGCGATGACAGCCAATGCTGATTACTTTATCAACCGTCTTGAAAACGGTTATGATACGATGCTTGAAAAGGACGGTTCCAACTTAAGCCAGGGGCAGAGGCAGCTCCTCAATATAGCAAGGGCGGCACTGTCCAAGGCACCGATACTCATACTTGATGAAGCAACAAGCTCGGTAGATACAAGAACTGAAAGGCAGATTCAGGATGCAATGGACAGACTGATGGCTGAACGTACAACATTTGTTATTGCACACAGACTGTCGACAATCCGTAATTCTGATTCCATAATAGTACTTGAACATGGTAGTATAATAGAAAAAGGCACACATGAGCAGCTTCTTGCAAATCACAGCAGATATTATGAGCTGTATACAGGCAGGGCGGTTCTGGGATAA
- a CDS encoding VanZ family protein: MSPYIIALRTAYIAFPFVALALTFPYVLYQYHKYGSLMAYRIVVVYTFWFYVLCMCFLVSLPLPTFEEVSRMTDNMVRLVPFQFLTDIRHEADIAVAGWDLQTLSAVVHTQTFFEVVANIVMMIPFGIYLHYYFRQSWPKVMVLGFCMSLFFEVSQITALFGIYPRPYRYFDVDDLICNTAGAVAGSWITPLCTFFLPKREKLDELSYERGRNVTFLRRLTGMIVDMGVTAVACVVLYYLIKNSTHIVEPGSDLYTRCVFLFKIYIVWVLAYFCVVPAVSGGMTAGRHIVGLRLVNDDGSRANPLRIMIRQMIVYYVVMPAPGYAFLSYVILSYYPSGWQRIACVWAICLFMLIMLLYICDIFVNTLARHNKLFYDRLSGTKYISFRTHE, from the coding sequence ATGAGTCCATATATAATAGCGCTTAGAACGGCGTATATAGCATTCCCTTTTGTCGCGCTTGCACTTACATTTCCGTACGTGCTCTATCAGTATCACAAGTACGGCAGCCTTATGGCATACAGGATTGTAGTTGTGTATACCTTCTGGTTTTACGTACTGTGTATGTGTTTTCTTGTGTCACTGCCGCTTCCGACATTTGAGGAGGTAAGCCGGATGACTGATAACATGGTGCGCCTTGTGCCATTCCAGTTTCTTACAGACATAAGACATGAGGCAGATATAGCAGTCGCGGGATGGGATCTGCAGACACTTAGTGCAGTGGTACATACACAGACATTTTTTGAGGTTGTTGCGAATATAGTAATGATGATTCCGTTCGGAATATATCTGCATTATTATTTCAGGCAGAGCTGGCCTAAGGTCATGGTGCTTGGTTTCTGCATGAGCCTTTTCTTTGAGGTATCACAGATTACGGCACTTTTTGGCATATACCCGAGACCATACAGGTACTTTGATGTGGATGACCTTATATGTAATACGGCGGGAGCGGTGGCAGGCTCATGGATTACGCCGCTGTGTACATTTTTCCTTCCGAAGAGGGAGAAGCTCGATGAGCTGTCATATGAGAGAGGCAGGAATGTAACCTTCTTAAGGAGACTTACAGGAATGATTGTGGATATGGGCGTGACGGCTGTTGCCTGCGTTGTGCTTTATTACCTTATTAAGAATTCGACGCATATAGTTGAGCCGGGATCGGACCTCTACACCAGATGCGTATTTCTGTTCAAAATATATATCGTCTGGGTACTTGCATATTTTTGTGTTGTGCCTGCGGTAAGCGGAGGAATGACGGCCGGAAGACACATAGTCGGACTGAGGCTTGTTAATGATGACGGAAGCAGGGCTAATCCTTTGCGGATAATGATAAGGCAGATGATAGTGTACTATGTTGTAATGCCGGCACCGGGATATGCATTCCTGTCATATGTGATACTGTCATACTACCCTTCGGGCTGGCAGCGTATAGCATGTGTATGGGCGATATGTCTGTTCATGCTGATAATGCTTCTGTATATATGTGATATTTTTGTAAATACACTCGCAAGACATAACAAACTGTTTTATGACAGATTGTCAGGCACAAAGTATATTTCATTCAGGACACATGAGTAA
- a CDS encoding DUF4867 family protein has protein sequence MIFNSVGSQQFRQYGRVITEYDLTDILERMEQTPLPEDVVYVRKDAYLEESHLYSEMKSRMYGESNIQFGYCNGHNDKLNALEYHRSSEVNIAVTDMILLLGRQQDITDEFTYDTSKVEAFLVPAGTAVEIYATTLHYAPCGVDGNGFKCLVVLPDGTNAELGDKHCSGDACTEGEDRLLAAANKWLIAHEDAGIDGAWNGLKGSNISTGGYQR, from the coding sequence ATGATTTTTAACAGTGTAGGTTCGCAGCAATTCAGGCAGTATGGCAGGGTTATTACGGAATACGATCTGACAGATATTCTTGAGCGCATGGAGCAGACCCCGCTGCCTGAGGATGTGGTGTATGTGCGTAAGGACGCATATCTTGAGGAAAGCCATCTTTACAGTGAGATGAAGAGCAGAATGTATGGGGAGAGCAATATCCAGTTCGGGTATTGCAATGGACATAACGATAAGCTTAATGCACTTGAGTATCACAGAAGCTCAGAGGTGAATATAGCAGTCACGGATATGATTCTTCTGCTTGGCAGACAGCAGGATATTACGGATGAATTTACCTATGATACGTCTAAGGTTGAAGCATTCCTTGTCCCGGCAGGCACGGCGGTTGAGATATATGCGACAACACTGCACTATGCACCATGCGGAGTGGACGGTAACGGCTTTAAGTGCCTTGTTGTACTTCCGGACGGAACGAATGCAGAGCTTGGGGATAAGCATTGCAGCGGGGATGCATGCACGGAAGGTGAGGACAGGCTTCTTGCGGCAGCCAATAAGTGGCTTATAGCCCATGAGGATGCCGGAATAGACGGAGCATGGAACGGATTAAAGGGAAGCAATATATCAACAGGAGGATATCAGAGATGA
- a CDS encoding L-fucose/L-arabinose isomerase family protein, with amino-acid sequence MNNMPQLKMGIVSVSRDCFPMTLSATRRQRVVEAYNAKYETQTGKIYECPTCVENEIHMRTALAQLKEAGCNALVVYLGNFGPETPETLLAKEFGGPVMFVAAAEETGSNLVQGRGDAYCGMLNASYNLKLRNIRAYIPEYPVGTADECADMIAEFAPLARAVIGLNSLKIISFGPRPQDFIACNAPIKQLYNLGVEIEENSELDLFESFKKHEGDERIPEIVKEMETELGEGNKKPQILPKLAQYELTLLDWVEAHRGSRDYVAIAGKCWPAFQTQFGFVPCYVNSRLTAKGIPVSCEVDIYGALSEFIGTVVSRDTVTLLDINNSVPEDLYDEDIKGKFPYELKDTFMGFHCGNTAAGKLSFCEMKYQMIMARSLPEECTQGTLEGDIVPGNVTLFRLQSTADAQLRAYVAQGEVLPVATRSFGAIGIFAVPQMGRFYRHVLIEKNYPHHAAVAFGHYAKTLFNLFRYLGVEDIGFNQPAGMLYKTENPF; translated from the coding sequence ATTAACAACATGCCACAGTTAAAGATGGGAATTGTATCAGTAAGCAGAGACTGTTTTCCGATGACATTGTCAGCAACAAGAAGACAGAGAGTAGTTGAAGCATATAATGCAAAGTATGAGACACAGACAGGGAAGATATATGAGTGCCCTACATGTGTTGAGAATGAGATACATATGAGAACAGCGCTTGCACAGCTTAAGGAAGCCGGCTGTAATGCTCTTGTAGTATACCTCGGTAATTTCGGACCTGAGACACCTGAGACACTTCTTGCAAAGGAGTTCGGCGGCCCTGTAATGTTTGTTGCGGCGGCAGAGGAGACAGGCAGTAATCTTGTACAGGGCAGGGGAGATGCATACTGCGGTATGCTTAACGCAAGCTATAATCTTAAGCTTCGCAATATCCGCGCATATATTCCTGAATATCCGGTAGGAACTGCTGACGAATGTGCAGATATGATTGCAGAGTTTGCCCCTCTTGCGAGGGCAGTCATAGGTCTTAACAGCCTCAAGATTATATCATTCGGCCCAAGACCGCAGGATTTCATTGCATGTAATGCACCTATAAAGCAGCTTTACAATCTCGGAGTTGAGATAGAGGAGAACTCAGAGCTTGATCTGTTTGAAAGCTTCAAGAAGCATGAAGGGGATGAGAGAATCCCTGAGATAGTTAAGGAGATGGAGACTGAACTTGGTGAGGGCAATAAGAAGCCTCAGATACTTCCTAAGCTTGCACAGTATGAGCTTACGCTTCTTGACTGGGTGGAGGCACACAGGGGCTCACGCGATTATGTGGCAATAGCAGGCAAGTGCTGGCCTGCATTCCAGACACAGTTCGGCTTTGTGCCATGTTATGTTAATTCAAGGCTTACTGCGAAGGGGATTCCGGTATCGTGTGAGGTTGATATATACGGTGCGCTCAGCGAATTCATCGGAACTGTTGTAAGCCGGGATACAGTAACACTTCTTGATATTAATAATTCGGTGCCTGAGGATCTGTATGATGAGGATATCAAGGGAAAATTCCCTTATGAGCTTAAGGATACATTTATGGGCTTCCACTGCGGCAACACGGCAGCAGGCAAGCTTTCTTTCTGTGAGATGAAATACCAGATGATTATGGCACGTTCTCTTCCTGAAGAATGTACGCAGGGAACTCTTGAGGGCGATATAGTTCCGGGCAATGTTACACTGTTCCGTCTCCAGAGTACGGCGGATGCACAGCTTCGTGCATATGTTGCACAGGGGGAGGTTCTTCCTGTGGCTACACGTTCATTCGGTGCAATCGGAATATTCGCGGTACCTCAGATGGGAAGGTTCTACAGACATGTGCTGATTGAGAAGAACTATCCTCATCATGCCGCAGTTGCATTCGGGCATTACGCAAAGACACTCTTCAACCTGTTCAGATATCTCGGAGTTGAGGATATAGGCTTTAATCAGCCGGCAGGAATGTTATATAAGACTGAGAATCCTTTCTAA
- the xylB gene encoding xylulokinase, whose translation MRYIGIDLGTSAVKLILMGADGTIYKTVSKEYPISFPRPGWSEQNPCDWYEQTKAGIRELTEGTDTTDIAGMSFGGQMHGLVILDKDDNVIRPAILWNDGRTDKECQYLNNVIGRDKLSEYTANIAFAGFTAPKLLWLKTNEPDNFARISKIMLPKDYLAYRLTGVHCTDYSDASGMLLLDVKNRCWSGQMLSICGISMEQMPALYESYEKVGTLREAVAEELGLARDTIVAAGAGDNAAAAIGTGTTGSGRCNISLGTSGTIFISSDRFSVDDNNALHSFAHADGNYHLMGCMLSAASCNKWWMDGIIGTKDYSKEQEPITDDMLGNNHVYFLPYLMGERSPHNDPHARGTFTGLTMDTTRTDMTQAVLEGVAFAIRDSFEVAGKLGIKIDRTTICGGGAKSRLWCRIIANVLGIDVDMPALEEGPSQGAAMLAMVACKEYDSVKAAVDAIVKVSGTIHPDKEIAARYDRRYNEFAGIYPALKNVFASLA comes from the coding sequence ATGCGTTACATAGGTATAGATCTCGGAACATCAGCCGTAAAGCTTATATTAATGGGAGCTGACGGAACGATATATAAAACCGTGTCAAAAGAATACCCGATAAGTTTTCCAAGACCGGGATGGTCGGAGCAGAATCCGTGTGACTGGTATGAGCAGACAAAAGCAGGGATAAGAGAACTGACAGAGGGAACAGACACCACGGACATAGCAGGAATGAGCTTTGGCGGGCAGATGCACGGACTGGTTATTCTGGATAAGGATGATAATGTCATAAGACCGGCGATATTGTGGAATGACGGAAGAACTGATAAAGAATGTCAATACCTTAATAATGTGATTGGAAGGGATAAGCTCTCAGAATATACAGCCAATATTGCATTTGCGGGCTTTACGGCACCTAAGCTGCTGTGGCTTAAGACCAATGAGCCTGATAATTTTGCCAGAATAAGCAAAATAATGCTTCCTAAGGATTATCTTGCATACAGGCTTACGGGAGTGCACTGCACGGATTATTCTGATGCATCGGGAATGCTCCTTCTTGATGTTAAGAACAGATGCTGGTCAGGGCAGATGCTCTCAATATGCGGAATAAGTATGGAGCAGATGCCTGCTCTCTATGAGAGCTATGAAAAAGTTGGGACACTCAGGGAAGCGGTTGCGGAAGAATTAGGACTTGCCAGAGATACAATAGTGGCAGCAGGTGCCGGTGACAACGCAGCGGCAGCAATAGGAACAGGCACTACCGGCAGCGGAAGATGTAATATATCACTCGGAACGTCAGGAACGATATTCATATCAAGTGACAGATTCAGTGTTGATGATAATAATGCACTGCATTCATTTGCACATGCTGACGGAAATTACCATCTGATGGGATGCATGCTCTCGGCGGCTTCCTGTAACAAATGGTGGATGGATGGTATAATCGGAACTAAGGATTATTCAAAAGAGCAGGAACCGATAACAGACGATATGCTGGGCAATAACCATGTGTATTTTCTTCCATATCTTATGGGAGAGCGTTCACCGCATAATGACCCTCATGCCAGAGGAACATTTACGGGACTTACAATGGATACGACAAGAACTGATATGACACAGGCTGTGCTTGAAGGTGTAGCGTTTGCAATACGTGATTCCTTTGAGGTAGCCGGGAAGCTGGGAATTAAGATTGACAGGACAACGATATGCGGAGGCGGTGCAAAGAGCCGCCTGTGGTGCAGAATAATTGCCAATGTACTTGGAATTGACGTTGATATGCCTGCGCTTGAGGAGGGTCCGTCACAGGGGGCAGCAATGCTTGCAATGGTGGCATGTAAGGAGTACGATAGTGTTAAGGCTGCCGTTGATGCAATCGTAAAGGTATCAGGTACGATACACCCTGACAAAGAGATTGCCGCAAGGTATGACAGACGATATAATGAATTTGCAGGAATATATCCTGCGTTAAAGAATGTGTTTGCATCATTGGCATAA
- the fsa gene encoding fructose-6-phosphate aldolase, with protein sequence MRFFIDTANVEDIKKANDMGVICGVTTNPSLIAKEGRDFKEVIAEIASIVDGPISGEVKATTVDAEGMIKEGREIAAIHPNMVVKIPMTVEGLKATKVLASEGIKVNVTLIFSANQALLAARAGAAYVSPFLGRLDDISQPGIGLIQDITDIFANYDITTEIICASIRNPIHITDCALAGADIATVPYKVIEQMVHHPLTDAGIAKFQADYKAVFGE encoded by the coding sequence ATGAGATTTTTTATTGATACGGCTAATGTGGAGGATATTAAAAAGGCTAATGACATGGGAGTTATCTGCGGGGTTACAACTAACCCTTCGCTGATTGCCAAAGAAGGAAGAGATTTTAAGGAAGTAATAGCTGAGATTGCTTCAATTGTTGATGGCCCTATAAGCGGTGAGGTTAAGGCAACTACAGTTGATGCAGAAGGAATGATTAAAGAGGGACGGGAGATTGCGGCAATCCATCCGAACATGGTAGTTAAGATTCCTATGACTGTTGAAGGTCTTAAGGCAACGAAAGTCCTTGCTTCAGAAGGAATAAAGGTTAACGTAACACTTATATTCTCAGCTAATCAGGCACTCCTTGCAGCAAGGGCAGGAGCAGCATATGTGTCACCATTTCTCGGAAGACTTGATGACATATCACAGCCGGGAATAGGACTTATTCAGGATATTACGGATATATTTGCCAACTATGACATAACAACAGAGATTATCTGTGCAAGTATCCGCAATCCGATACATATTACAGACTGTGCACTTGCAGGAGCTGATATAGCAACTGTTCCTTACAAGGTAATAGAACAGATGGTTCATCATCCTCTTACAGATGCAGGAATTGCCAAGTTCCAGGCTGATTACAAAGCAGTTTTCGGTGAATAA
- a CDS encoding methyl-accepting chemotaxis protein: MFGHKKKRTESNSDLKLLLESMDKVIEGNFDPIDTSAFTDGAVGEKLNNVLDAFRKSNNNFVMRSNEAMQSIGDNSYVKNMLDQVESQTVTINEMQESSGNLENSINDITNSIEHIRSSSHNVLQATNDSAEGMRVSAKVVKDSTEEINNINLQIQDFQEKITKISEIIDMVKKVASQSNLLALNASIEAARAGEAGKGFAVVADQVRELSNSTSASADDVVKYVGELQTSIAELAASMDATTKKLEDGNKRVEDSIANINAMESQMNDVTDEVDSIYHAIDKQSAYTKDLSKVIGQITDSYSVLSQDCHDTGEHIYKIGRYIDTLRSDMFRGFSDVTLLDRMKIFSIDHFILTWRVYNNAVGFESLKLTQLNNATGPNACKFGKWAQSVTDTKITSSSQFKDMVQCHNDIHNNASESWKAKDAGNTELAIEYFNKALEAYYRFDESVKRMMDFMRANGEKDMTQIVVFRK; encoded by the coding sequence ATGTTTGGTCATAAGAAAAAAAGAACAGAATCTAACAGCGACCTTAAGCTCCTTCTTGAGTCTATGGATAAGGTGATAGAAGGAAACTTCGATCCGATAGACACAAGTGCATTTACGGATGGAGCTGTTGGAGAAAAACTCAATAATGTGCTGGATGCATTCAGAAAGAGTAATAATAATTTTGTAATGCGTTCCAATGAAGCGATGCAGTCAATAGGTGATAATTCATACGTCAAGAATATGCTTGATCAGGTTGAGTCACAGACTGTAACTATTAACGAGATGCAGGAATCAAGCGGTAATCTTGAGAATTCTATCAATGATATCACTAACTCTATTGAACATATAAGGAGCAGTTCGCATAATGTACTTCAGGCGACCAATGACAGCGCTGAAGGCATGAGGGTAAGTGCCAAGGTTGTTAAGGATTCTACAGAAGAGATTAACAATATTAATCTTCAGATTCAGGATTTTCAGGAGAAGATTACCAAGATCAGCGAGATTATCGATATGGTTAAGAAGGTTGCAAGCCAGAGTAATCTTCTTGCACTTAATGCGTCAATTGAGGCTGCAAGAGCAGGTGAAGCAGGTAAGGGGTTTGCGGTAGTTGCCGATCAGGTAAGAGAGCTTTCCAACAGTACATCAGCATCAGCGGATGATGTTGTCAAGTATGTGGGAGAATTGCAGACGAGCATTGCAGAGCTTGCAGCAAGCATGGATGCAACTACTAAGAAGCTTGAGGATGGTAATAAGAGAGTTGAAGATTCAATCGCTAATATCAATGCAATGGAATCGCAGATGAATGATGTAACAGATGAGGTTGACAGTATCTATCATGCAATAGATAAGCAGTCGGCATATACTAAGGATTTAAGTAAAGTTATCGGTCAGATTACAGACAGTTATTCAGTACTTTCACAGGATTGTCATGATACAGGCGAGCATATCTATAAGATCGGAAGGTACATAGATACTCTCAGAAGTGACATGTTCAGGGGATTTTCAGATGTTACACTCCTTGACAGAATGAAGATATTCTCAATAGACCATTTCATTCTTACATGGAGGGTATACAACAATGCTGTCGGCTTTGAATCACTTAAGCTTACCCAGCTTAATAATGCTACAGGACCGAATGCATGTAAGTTCGGTAAGTGGGCACAGTCGGTTACCGATACGAAGATTACATCATCTTCACAGTTCAAGGATATGGTACAGTGCCATAATGATATACATAATAATGCAAGTGAATCATGGAAGGCTAAGGATGCAGGTAATACAGAGCTTGCAATTGAGTACTTTAATAAAGCACTTGAGGCATATTATAGGTTCGATGAATCAGTCAAGAGAATGATGGATTTCATGAGGGCTAATGGCGAGAAAGATATGACGCAGATTGTCGTATTTAGAAAATAA
- a CDS encoding putative manganese-dependent inorganic diphosphatase: MNIGQRKKITIIGHKNPDTDSICSAIAYAGLKNAIAANAGNDITGGDSTDNDDSVSGECYEAKRAGHLNEETQFVLDYFKVKKPEYIKDVRTQVQDVEIRRVPGVDRNISLKQAWNMMRKDNLYTLPITSEDKLEGLITIGDIAESYMDVYDSNILAAAKTSCSNIVDTLDGDLLVGSMNTVFDKGKVLIAAASPDLMENYIEPGDIVILGNRYESQLSAIEMDAGCIVVCEGAEVALTISKLAGEHDCMIITTPHDTYTAARLINQSMPISYFMRTTGLVTFNTRDFIADIQDVMAKLRYRDFAVLDSNTGNYVGLISRRTLMKANKKKLILVDHNEKSQAVYGIEDAEILEIIDHHRLGTIETMNPVFFRNQPLGCTATIIYQMYNEHGLKPDATTAGLLCAAIISDTLMYRSPTCTEPDRKAASELAAIAGIDIETFAHAMFKAGSNLMSKTTKEICYQDFKKFKIDDVMIGIGQINSVNGSEFDELKGRVISELPEVMKDNNLQMVFFMLTNIMKESSEIVFAGRNAGELLKDAFNAEPGETSVMLDGIVSRKKQFLPTIIEAMEAQNV, encoded by the coding sequence ATGAACATTGGGCAAAGAAAGAAGATAACTATAATAGGACACAAGAATCCGGATACTGATTCCATATGCTCGGCGATTGCGTATGCCGGGCTCAAGAATGCAATTGCTGCCAATGCAGGCAATGATATTACAGGTGGAGACAGCACAGATAATGATGATTCTGTAAGTGGTGAATGCTATGAGGCGAAGAGAGCCGGACACCTTAATGAAGAGACACAGTTTGTACTTGATTACTTTAAGGTCAAAAAACCTGAATATATAAAGGATGTGAGAACCCAGGTACAGGATGTAGAGATAAGAAGAGTCCCGGGCGTTGACCGTAACATCTCTCTTAAGCAGGCATGGAATATGATGCGCAAGGATAATCTGTATACACTGCCGATAACATCGGAAGATAAGCTTGAAGGCCTTATAACAATAGGTGATATTGCGGAATCGTACATGGATGTGTATGACAGTAATATTCTTGCGGCAGCTAAGACTTCATGCTCTAATATAGTTGATACACTTGACGGGGACCTGCTTGTAGGCAGCATGAATACTGTGTTTGATAAGGGAAAGGTTCTTATTGCGGCAGCAAGTCCGGATCTAATGGAGAATTACATAGAGCCGGGAGACATTGTTATACTCGGCAACAGATATGAGTCGCAGTTATCGGCGATAGAGATGGATGCAGGCTGTATAGTCGTATGTGAAGGGGCAGAGGTGGCGCTTACAATAAGCAAGCTTGCAGGAGAACATGACTGTATGATAATAACAACACCGCATGATACATACACGGCGGCACGTCTTATCAACCAGAGTATGCCGATAAGCTACTTTATGAGAACAACAGGGCTCGTTACATTTAATACGAGAGATTTTATTGCTGATATCCAGGATGTTATGGCTAAGCTCAGATATCGTGATTTTGCGGTGCTTGACAGCAATACGGGCAATTATGTAGGTCTGATATCGCGCCGTACACTCATGAAAGCCAATAAGAAGAAGCTTATTCTTGTGGACCATAATGAGAAGAGCCAGGCGGTATATGGAATTGAGGATGCAGAGATTCTTGAGATTATCGACCATCACAGGCTTGGAACTATTGAGACCATGAATCCGGTATTTTTCAGGAATCAGCCGCTTGGCTGTACCGCGACAATTATATATCAGATGTATAATGAGCATGGTCTTAAGCCTGATGCAACAACGGCGGGGCTTTTATGTGCGGCAATTATATCAGATACGCTTATGTACCGTTCACCGACATGTACTGAGCCTGACCGGAAGGCGGCATCGGAGCTTGCGGCAATTGCCGGAATTGATATCGAGACATTTGCACATGCAATGTTTAAGGCAGGAAGCAACCTGATGTCAAAGACAACTAAGGAAATATGCTATCAGGATTTTAAAAAGTTTAAGATAGATGATGTAATGATTGGAATAGGTCAGATTAACTCAGTTAACGGAAGTGAGTTTGATGAACTTAAGGGAAGGGTAATATCCGAACTTCCGGAGGTGATGAAAGACAATAATCTTCAGATGGTATTCTTTATGCTGACTAATATAATGAAGGAATCATCTGAGATAGTATTTGCGGGCAGGAATGCGGGAGAACTGCTTAAGGATGCATTTAATGCGGAACCGGGAGAGACAAGTGTGA